A genome region from Deinococcus sp. KNUC1210 includes the following:
- the argJ gene encoding bifunctional glutamate N-acetyltransferase/amino-acid acetyltransferase ArgJ, with translation MEFPRGFRAAAMAAGIKPSGKTDLSCVVSAQPCAWAFAGTRSTTAAACVTRNREVYADGQAVRALVVNAGNANAATGQQGARDNADIADAMSGVMNVRPHEVLTASTGIIGHLLPMDKVLSGLEHLPDELSADVPPFAAAIMTTDTRPKTATATLSSGAQIVGTAKGSGMIHPDMATMFAFAFSDAAVDQDALRAAFPAIVSRTFNAVTVDGDTSTNDMAVVLANGAAGETDLHEFLTALEGVMRDLARQIAADGEGATKLLTVKVSGASTEAEALTAARTCCVSPLLKSAVHGNDPNWGRVIMAVGRSGAAVDIEAMTVSVQGVPVFAGKPLTYDAAAVSAAMKAEEVIFELGLGVGEAKGEAWGCDLSAEYVVINAEYTT, from the coding sequence ATGGAGTTTCCCAGAGGATTTCGGGCCGCAGCGATGGCGGCGGGTATCAAACCCAGCGGCAAGACCGACCTGAGCTGTGTGGTGAGTGCTCAGCCCTGCGCCTGGGCCTTTGCTGGCACGCGCAGCACCACCGCCGCCGCGTGTGTCACCCGCAACCGTGAAGTCTATGCAGATGGGCAGGCTGTTCGGGCGCTGGTTGTCAATGCGGGCAATGCCAACGCCGCCACCGGGCAACAGGGCGCACGCGACAACGCCGACATCGCCGACGCCATGAGCGGGGTCATGAATGTGCGCCCCCACGAAGTACTGACCGCCAGCACCGGCATCATCGGGCACCTGCTGCCGATGGATAAAGTGCTGAGCGGTCTGGAACACCTGCCCGACGAACTGAGCGCCGACGTGCCCCCGTTTGCCGCCGCCATCATGACCACCGACACCCGTCCCAAGACGGCCACCGCCACCCTCAGCAGCGGAGCGCAGATCGTCGGCACCGCCAAGGGCAGCGGCATGATTCATCCCGATATGGCGACCATGTTCGCGTTCGCCTTCTCGGATGCAGCCGTCGATCAGGACGCGCTGAGGGCGGCGTTTCCGGCCATCGTGAGCCGCACCTTCAACGCGGTGACGGTGGACGGCGATACCAGCACCAACGATATGGCAGTCGTGCTGGCAAACGGCGCAGCGGGCGAGACCGACCTGCACGAATTTCTGACGGCGCTGGAAGGCGTGATGCGCGACCTGGCCCGCCAGATTGCCGCCGACGGTGAGGGCGCGACCAAACTGCTGACCGTGAAGGTGTCGGGGGCCAGCACCGAGGCCGAAGCGCTGACCGCTGCCCGCACCTGCTGCGTGTCTCCCCTCCTCAAGAGCGCGGTGCACGGCAACGATCCCAACTGGGGCCGGGTCATCATGGCGGTGGGGCGCAGCGGGGCAGCCGTCGATATCGAGGCCATGACGGTCAGTGTGCAGGGCGTGCCCGTCTTTGCTGGAAAACCGCTGACCTACGACGCGGCGGCCGTCTCTGCGGCGATGAAGGCCGAGGAAGTGATCTTTGAACTCGGTCTGGGCGTGGGCGAGGCGAAGGGCGAGGCCTGGGGCTGCGACCTGAGCGCCGAATACGTGGTCATCAACGCCGAATACACCACCTGA
- a CDS encoding PIN/TRAM domain-containing protein codes for MLPVRLLILFAGLLLGYLTGQSLTHYQTGDPQTGTLNTVSLMIAGLLLGLLLSRRLEDLAVRAGEYLNRWYTLLSPRSVTAATFALVVSLVLSVLLGVLLASVPYYRWWWNLLITLVLAGFFVPFAIRNSETFGNLVGTPVRRKNGGKILDSNVIIDGRIVELSRSGLLEGELIVPSFVLRELQQLSDHSDPQRRTRGKRGLNVLEELREVTPLRVEDWDTTDLTLTDDKLVRLARETGGKLVSNDGDLGKVARLYGVTVINLNEAAVALRPQLQVGDVLNVTITKNGQQAGQGIGYLEDGTMMVVEEGAKFKNRSVRVVVVNNVQTNVGRMIFARPDNGDPVSLVGE; via the coding sequence GTGCTTCCCGTCCGACTCCTCATTCTCTTTGCTGGCCTGCTGCTGGGATACCTGACAGGCCAGAGCCTGACGCATTATCAGACGGGCGATCCACAGACCGGAACGCTCAACACCGTTTCGCTGATGATTGCCGGGCTGCTGCTGGGGCTGCTGCTCAGCCGCCGCCTGGAGGATCTGGCCGTCCGAGCGGGCGAATATCTGAACCGTTGGTACACCCTGCTGTCGCCCCGCAGCGTCACGGCGGCGACCTTCGCACTGGTGGTGTCGCTGGTCCTGAGCGTGCTGCTGGGCGTCCTTCTGGCCAGCGTGCCGTACTACCGCTGGTGGTGGAACCTCCTGATTACCCTGGTGCTGGCGGGCTTTTTCGTACCGTTCGCCATCCGCAATTCCGAGACCTTCGGCAATCTGGTGGGAACGCCGGTTCGCCGCAAGAATGGCGGCAAGATTCTCGACAGCAACGTGATCATTGACGGGCGAATCGTCGAGCTGAGCCGCAGCGGACTGCTGGAAGGCGAGCTGATCGTGCCCTCCTTCGTGCTGCGCGAACTTCAGCAGCTCTCGGATCACAGCGACCCGCAGCGCCGCACCCGTGGCAAACGCGGTCTGAACGTGCTGGAAGAGCTGCGCGAGGTCACGCCGCTGCGGGTGGAAGACTGGGACACCACCGACCTGACCCTGACCGACGACAAGCTCGTTCGGCTGGCCCGCGAGACGGGCGGCAAACTGGTTTCCAACGACGGCGATCTGGGCAAGGTCGCGCGGCTGTACGGCGTCACGGTCATCAATCTCAACGAGGCCGCCGTGGCCCTGCGCCCACAGCTTCAGGTGGGCGACGTGCTGAACGTGACGATTACCAAGAACGGGCAGCAGGCCGGACAGGGCATCGGCTATCTGGAAGACGGCACCATGATGGTGGTCGAGGAGGGCGCGAAATTCAAGAACCGCAGCGTGCGGGTGGTGGTGGTCAACAACGTGCAGACCAACGTTGGCCGCATGATCTTCGCACGCCCGGACAACGGCGATCCCGTGAGTCTGGTCGGAGAATAG
- a CDS encoding DUF2087 domain-containing protein: MSRPSKRRPNKKKLAPGKTLQGVSAFQDALGRVSVWPSARRRTAQIAVLEHLATYFEGGRVYTDGEVTALLRVRSTLDDLPLLKRELIASDYLTHDAQAGTYWRSNGRPTAAVRAAAPTEPQDG; the protein is encoded by the coding sequence ATGAGCCGTCCTTCCAAACGCCGTCCCAACAAGAAAAAGCTCGCCCCCGGCAAGACCCTTCAGGGCGTCAGCGCCTTTCAGGACGCCCTGGGCAGAGTCAGTGTGTGGCCCTCGGCCCGCCGCCGCACGGCGCAGATCGCGGTGCTGGAACATCTGGCCACCTACTTCGAGGGAGGCCGGGTCTACACCGACGGCGAGGTGACGGCGCTGCTCCGGGTTCGCAGCACGCTCGACGACCTGCCGCTGCTGAAACGGGAGCTGATCGCCAGCGACTATCTGACCCACGACGCACAGGCCGGAACCTACTGGCGCAGCAACGGGCGGCCCACTGCCGCTGTCCGGGCCGCCGCCCCCACAGAGCCGCAGGATGGCTAA
- a CDS encoding gluconokinase, whose amino-acid sequence MNAVIVMGVSGSGKSTVGQRTAERLDWPFLDADDFHTPEARAKMARGEGLNDADRLPWLARLKAELDARPAGVVLACSALKRHYRDVLAGPGVQFVYLRVPRSLLETRLTARQQHYAGLSLLPSQLAALEEPAPDEGALTLDVQPEDTAGDLAQRALEHLNG is encoded by the coding sequence ATGAATGCAGTCATCGTGATGGGTGTGAGTGGCAGCGGCAAGAGCACGGTGGGCCAGCGAACGGCAGAGCGCCTGGACTGGCCCTTTCTCGATGCGGACGATTTTCATACCCCGGAGGCCAGAGCGAAGATGGCACGCGGCGAGGGGCTGAACGACGCCGACCGCCTGCCCTGGCTGGCCCGCCTGAAGGCCGAACTGGACGCCAGACCCGCCGGGGTCGTGCTGGCCTGTTCCGCACTGAAGCGCCACTACCGCGACGTGCTGGCCGGGCCGGGCGTGCAGTTCGTGTATCTGAGGGTGCCGCGTTCGCTGCTGGAAACCCGTCTCACCGCCCGGCAGCAGCATTACGCCGGGCTGTCGCTGTTGCCCTCGCAGCTCGCGGCCCTGGAAGAACCCGCCCCGGACGAAGGGGCGCTGACGCTGGACGTGCAGCCGGAAGACACAGCCGGAGATCTGGCGCAGCGTGCGCTGGAACACCTGAACGGCTGA
- the radA gene encoding DNA repair protein RadA: protein MAKAVSKYVCNSCGYQSAKPLGRCPNCQAWNSFEEETPSPAAAGRGGYGGVKGGRLTPLSAVGRREEPRLPSGILELDRVLGGGLVAGGVTLIGGEPGIGKSTLLLQVADLMARQGNSVLYVAGEESLEQIRLRADRLGVVGEIELTRDTRADAIAALMETHRPALCIVDSIQTVTLDDSAGVAGGVSQVRDATAMITRAAKETGTATVLVGHVTKDGNVAGPKVMEHIVDTTVFLESVGSFRLLRSVKNRFGQAGELGVFEMRESGLVAVENPSAAFLAERPVGVPGSVVAATQDGHRPMLLEVQALAARTPYPNPRRVVVGLDPRRVDVVLAVLERRLNLSLGNLDIYVNLAGGLKVPDPGLDLAVALAVYSAVVGKALPANVAVFGEVGLAGEVRTVQGAIRRAEEARRAGYTRLVVPPGLDGYAGSRSVEDALGVVWQGANKPVSTAAG from the coding sequence ATGGCTAAAGCGGTCAGCAAATACGTCTGCAATTCCTGCGGCTACCAGTCGGCCAAACCGCTGGGGCGCTGCCCGAACTGTCAGGCCTGGAACAGCTTCGAGGAGGAGACGCCCAGCCCCGCTGCTGCCGGAAGAGGCGGGTACGGCGGCGTGAAGGGCGGCAGGCTCACGCCGCTTTCGGCGGTGGGGCGGCGCGAGGAACCACGGCTGCCCAGCGGCATTCTGGAACTCGACAGGGTGCTGGGCGGCGGTCTGGTGGCGGGCGGCGTGACCCTGATCGGCGGCGAACCGGGCATCGGCAAGAGTACCCTGCTGCTCCAGGTCGCAGATCTGATGGCGCGGCAGGGCAACAGCGTGCTGTACGTGGCGGGCGAGGAATCGCTGGAACAGATTCGGCTGCGGGCCGACCGGCTGGGCGTGGTGGGCGAGATCGAACTGACCCGCGACACCCGCGCCGACGCCATCGCCGCCCTGATGGAGACGCACCGGCCTGCGCTGTGCATCGTGGACAGCATCCAGACCGTGACGCTCGACGATTCGGCGGGAGTGGCGGGCGGCGTGTCGCAGGTGCGTGACGCCACGGCCATGATCACGCGGGCCGCCAAGGAAACCGGAACAGCCACTGTGCTGGTCGGCCACGTGACGAAAGACGGCAATGTGGCCGGGCCGAAGGTGATGGAACATATCGTGGATACCACGGTATTTCTGGAATCGGTGGGATCGTTCCGGCTGCTGCGGAGCGTGAAAAACCGGTTCGGTCAGGCGGGCGAACTTGGTGTGTTCGAGATGCGTGAATCGGGACTGGTCGCCGTCGAGAATCCCAGCGCCGCGTTTCTGGCCGAGCGTCCGGTGGGTGTTCCTGGCAGTGTGGTCGCCGCCACCCAGGACGGTCACCGCCCGATGCTGCTGGAAGTACAGGCCCTGGCGGCACGCACGCCCTATCCCAATCCGCGCCGGGTGGTGGTGGGCCTCGACCCCAGGCGCGTGGATGTGGTGCTGGCCGTACTGGAACGCCGCCTGAATCTGAGTCTGGGCAACCTGGATATCTATGTGAATCTGGCGGGCGGCCTGAAGGTGCCCGATCCCGGCCTCGATCTGGCCGTGGCGCTGGCCGTGTATTCGGCGGTGGTCGGCAAGGCGCTGCCTGCCAATGTCGCGGTCTTCGGCGAGGTGGGACTGGCAGGCGAGGTCCGTACCGTGCAGGGAGCCATTCGCCGGGCCGAGGAAGCGCGGCGGGCGGGCTATACCCGGCTGGTGGTGCCGCCGGGCCTGGACGGATACGCCGGGTCCAGAAGCGTGGAAGACGCGCTGGGCGTGGTGTGGCAGGGCGCGAATAAACCCGTGAGTACGGCGGCGGGGTAA
- a CDS encoding DinB family protein, with protein sequence MTALTPAQLSRLLDEAFQADWESLHSALRTVEGQPHPRIGWLTQHLSVTKRGYWQALSEVLPTASAPPELDLDGLCRWEVAAAAALTPEQLKTPLTYSGTPMTVGDLLRVNIRHTVWHAGQIAALGRAPRMA encoded by the coding sequence ATGACCGCCCTGACTCCGGCGCAGCTTTCGCGCCTGCTGGACGAAGCGTTTCAGGCCGACTGGGAATCGCTGCACAGTGCGCTCAGGACGGTGGAAGGCCAGCCGCATCCGCGTATCGGCTGGCTGACCCAACACCTGAGCGTGACCAAACGCGGTTACTGGCAGGCACTCTCGGAGGTGCTGCCCACTGCGTCCGCTCCGCCCGAACTCGATCTGGACGGGCTGTGCCGCTGGGAAGTGGCGGCGGCGGCAGCGCTCACGCCAGAGCAGCTCAAGACGCCGCTGACCTATTCTGGCACGCCGATGACGGTGGGCGACCTGCTGCGCGTGAACATCCGCCATACGGTGTGGCACGCGGGCCAGATCGCCGCGCTGGGCCGTGCGCCGAGGATGGCGTGA
- a CDS encoding EAL domain-containing protein, whose amino-acid sequence MPEPVSSLLNLLLKSVQHSRHDHDLSLLLTHLPAPVAWLDAELKFRQVSRHFLALYGLVQEQVLGQSVSEVFPARGQLPGLLDRALRGQAVHLPLERLERGSGADQAVLWMRGEARPFFDAQGIGVLWTSQDASQERHLASQLDSLLDDSTALLAVMDGTGRVQNASSALMALVAMSQAEVLGMPLWEWPCWEHSGQIRELVMLASRGEPASTDVALLHGGLLRLSLHGEGQGAGLLVAQGHDLAPLRDMEEQAALQRSLIQQILARSSEATLLLNAAGRVTLVNEEAATLLGLEVSQLSGAPLDRLLREMGIQMYDVAGQQVLDLPIWTQSSLPTDREVLLVSAVGVRRTVRIQTSVLPVLEGQRHGLLMTLRDVSSLRRMEARLRHDTLHDGLTGLFNRAGMRSRLLELGQQTHVSLLAVDISGFPALTASLGRVPSDALLVQLAARLLTWREHLVAARLSDDTFILAYTPPLQFSGGSRGRDKPTPRKAVTLQAGAHVEEPFGGAPSTQLEEDLRSLQHHLQIPFTMAGRELPLNFNLGATSGVIGNDPEALLGEAETALHYIQRTTPGSRAVRAGGMIYHDALRSEVARDFQLQSELPGALERGELRLSYQPMVSLKDRTVLGAEALLRWNHPKLGLLAPPAFLPLASRSAIISDLGEWVVRRALEARAIWRQQGLDVPVSVNLSQDELLRQDDLERLFPLLEEYGAPNFELSADSLLHFSQRTLNLLTRLRELGASIVVDDFGDGASSLTSLERFPISGVKLHPSFVARLDNPRAYKLLQGTALLASSLGLSVTAVGVETAEQFALLEHAGVETAQGYYFAAPMTAGELSSFQMPQR is encoded by the coding sequence GTGCCCGAGCCGGTTTCGTCGCTGCTGAATCTGCTGCTCAAATCGGTACAGCACAGCCGCCACGACCATGACCTGAGCCTGCTGCTGACACATCTGCCCGCTCCGGTGGCGTGGCTCGACGCCGAGCTGAAGTTTCGTCAGGTCAGCCGACACTTTCTGGCGCTGTACGGGCTGGTCCAGGAACAGGTGCTCGGGCAGAGCGTCAGCGAGGTTTTCCCGGCACGCGGGCAACTGCCGGGGCTGCTCGACAGGGCGCTGCGCGGTCAGGCGGTGCACCTGCCGCTGGAGCGCCTGGAACGCGGCAGTGGAGCAGATCAGGCGGTGCTGTGGATGCGCGGCGAGGCCCGTCCTTTCTTCGACGCGCAGGGAATCGGCGTGCTGTGGACGAGTCAGGACGCCAGCCAGGAGCGCCATCTGGCGAGCCAGCTCGACAGCCTGCTCGACGACAGCACCGCGCTGCTGGCCGTGATGGACGGCACTGGACGTGTGCAGAACGCCAGCAGCGCCCTGATGGCGCTGGTCGCCATGTCGCAGGCCGAGGTGCTGGGAATGCCGCTGTGGGAATGGCCCTGCTGGGAGCACAGCGGTCAGATCCGCGAGCTGGTCATGCTGGCGAGCCGGGGCGAGCCTGCCAGCACCGATGTGGCGCTGCTGCACGGCGGTCTGCTGCGCCTGAGTCTGCACGGCGAGGGCCAGGGCGCTGGCCTGCTGGTGGCGCAGGGGCACGATCTGGCTCCGCTGCGCGATATGGAGGAGCAGGCCGCCCTCCAGCGCAGCCTGATTCAGCAGATTCTGGCCCGCAGCAGCGAGGCCACCCTGCTGCTGAACGCGGCGGGCAGAGTCACCCTGGTGAACGAGGAAGCCGCCACCCTGCTGGGGCTGGAAGTGTCGCAGCTCAGCGGCGCACCGCTCGACCGACTGCTGCGCGAGATGGGCATTCAGATGTACGACGTGGCGGGGCAGCAGGTCCTTGATCTGCCGATATGGACGCAGAGCAGCCTGCCGACCGACCGTGAGGTGCTGCTCGTCAGCGCGGTCGGGGTGCGGCGCACGGTTCGCATCCAGACGAGCGTGCTGCCCGTCCTTGAAGGTCAGCGTCACGGTCTGCTGATGACGCTGCGTGACGTTTCGTCGCTGCGGCGCATGGAAGCCCGGCTGCGCCACGACACGCTGCACGACGGGCTGACCGGGCTGTTCAACCGCGCAGGCATGCGTTCCCGGCTGCTGGAGCTGGGGCAGCAGACCCACGTTTCGTTGCTGGCCGTCGATATCAGCGGCTTTCCGGCCCTGACCGCCTCGCTGGGCCGGGTGCCGAGCGACGCGCTGCTGGTGCAGCTGGCTGCCCGCCTGCTGACCTGGCGCGAACACCTGGTGGCCGCCCGCCTGAGCGACGATACCTTCATCCTGGCGTATACGCCGCCTCTTCAGTTCAGCGGGGGCAGCCGTGGCCGCGACAAGCCCACCCCCAGAAAAGCGGTGACGCTTCAGGCCGGGGCGCACGTAGAAGAGCCGTTCGGCGGTGCGCCCAGCACCCAGCTCGAAGAAGACCTGCGCTCGCTTCAGCACCATCTCCAGATTCCCTTCACCATGGCGGGGCGTGAGCTGCCCCTGAATTTCAATCTGGGAGCCACCAGCGGCGTGATCGGCAACGACCCGGAAGCGCTGCTGGGAGAGGCCGAAACAGCCCTGCACTACATCCAGCGCACGACCCCCGGTTCACGCGCCGTGCGTGCTGGCGGCATGATCTACCACGACGCGCTGCGCTCCGAAGTCGCCCGCGATTTTCAGCTTCAGAGCGAGCTGCCCGGTGCCCTGGAACGCGGCGAACTGCGCCTCAGTTATCAGCCGATGGTGTCGCTGAAAGACCGGACGGTGTTGGGGGCCGAAGCGCTGCTGCGCTGGAATCACCCCAAACTGGGCCTGCTGGCTCCGCCCGCGTTTCTGCCGCTGGCCTCCCGCAGCGCCATCATCAGCGATCTCGGAGAATGGGTGGTGCGCCGGGCGCTCGAAGCCCGCGCCATCTGGCGGCAACAGGGCCTGGACGTTCCGGTGAGCGTAAATCTGAGCCAGGACGAACTGCTGCGCCAGGACGATCTGGAACGCCTGTTTCCGCTGCTGGAGGAATACGGCGCACCCAACTTCGAGCTGAGTGCCGACAGCCTGCTGCACTTCTCGCAGCGCACCCTGAATCTGCTGACCCGCCTGCGCGAACTGGGCGCGAGCATCGTGGTCGATGATTTCGGTGACGGTGCTTCCAGCCTGACCAGCCTGGAGCGCTTTCCGATCAGCGGCGTGAAGCTGCACCCCAGCTTCGTGGCCCGCCTCGACAACCCGCGTGCCTACAAGCTGCTTCAGGGTACCGCGCTGCTGGCCTCGTCCCTGGGCCTGAGCGTCACCGCCGTGGGCGTGGAAACCGCTGAACAGTTCGCGCTGCTGGAACACGCGGGCGTGGAGACCGCGCAGGGCTACTACTTCGCGGCCCCCATGACCGCAGGAGAGCTGTCTTCGTTCCAGATGCCGCAGCGCTAA
- a CDS encoding DNA-formamidopyrimidine glycosylase: MPELPEVETTRLKIEPLLKGRRLLAIEHDAPQRYRDTELAQGRTVSRLSRRGKYLLLELEDPDQEPLELIVHLGMTGGFRLEPSKHTRVTLHLEDENGPSALYFQDSRKFGKMAVVRPGSYAGMPTLANMGPEPLSPDFEEESFVQRVAGQGRMIKPWLLSQLPVAGVGNIYADESLWRARLHPAQTRLSSAEAAALYGAIRTTMQEAVLAGGSTLSDGSYAQPDGVSGLFQMRHNVYDRAGQPCNRCGVPIEKIVLAQRGTHFCPHCQVLDGREEASAGHRGE, encoded by the coding sequence GTGCCAGAACTTCCAGAAGTCGAGACGACCCGCCTGAAGATCGAACCGCTCCTGAAGGGCAGACGGCTGCTGGCAATCGAACACGATGCCCCCCAGCGTTACCGCGATACCGAGCTGGCGCAGGGCCGGACGGTATCGCGGCTGTCGCGGCGCGGGAAATACCTGCTGCTCGAACTCGAAGACCCGGATCAGGAACCGCTGGAACTGATCGTGCATCTGGGAATGACCGGGGGCTTTCGTCTGGAACCGTCGAAACATACCCGTGTGACGCTGCATCTGGAGGATGAGAACGGCCCCTCGGCGCTGTATTTTCAGGACTCGCGAAAGTTCGGCAAGATGGCCGTGGTGCGGCCCGGCAGCTATGCGGGAATGCCCACGCTCGCCAACATGGGACCCGAGCCGCTGTCCCCCGACTTCGAGGAGGAGAGCTTCGTGCAGAGGGTGGCGGGTCAGGGCCGCATGATCAAGCCCTGGCTGCTGTCACAGCTTCCGGTGGCGGGAGTGGGCAACATCTACGCCGACGAGAGCCTGTGGCGTGCCCGCCTGCATCCCGCCCAGACGCGCCTGAGCAGTGCCGAAGCCGCCGCGCTGTACGGGGCCATCCGGACCACCATGCAGGAAGCGGTTCTGGCGGGCGGCAGCACCCTGTCAGACGGCAGCTATGCCCAGCCAGACGGCGTGAGCGGCCTGTTCCAGATGCGCCACAACGTCTATGACCGCGCCGGGCAGCCGTGCAACCGCTGCGGCGTGCCCATCGAGAAGATCGTGCTGGCGCAGCGGGGCACGCACTTCTGCCCGCACTGCCAGGTGCTGGACGGCAGAGAGGAAGCGTCAGCCGGTCACAGGGGAGAATAA
- a CDS encoding OsmC family protein gives MKKTMHVTWLGEQRYVAQNETGQQIIIDNSPLKLGVGPMEALLSALATCTAYDVVEVMKKRRTPLSQYRVEIEGERAEEHPRRYTTITVRHIASGAGVSEDSLAKAAHLSHEKYCSVAASLNSEIVVETVLESAATPESASV, from the coding sequence ATGAAGAAGACCATGCACGTCACCTGGCTGGGCGAGCAGCGCTATGTGGCGCAGAACGAAACCGGGCAGCAGATCATCATCGACAACAGCCCGCTGAAGCTGGGAGTCGGACCGATGGAAGCGCTGCTGTCGGCACTGGCGACCTGTACCGCCTACGACGTGGTGGAAGTGATGAAGAAGCGCCGCACGCCGCTGTCGCAGTACCGCGTGGAAATCGAGGGCGAGCGTGCCGAGGAGCATCCGCGCCGCTATACCACCATCACCGTGCGCCACATCGCCTCCGGAGCGGGCGTGAGCGAGGATTCGCTGGCGAAAGCTGCCCACCTGAGCCACGAGAAATACTGCTCGGTGGCTGCCAGCCTGAACAGTGAGATCGTGGTCGAGACGGTGCTGGAGAGCGCCGCCACGCCGGAAAGCGCGTCGGTCTGA
- the nspC gene encoding carboxynorspermidine decarboxylase produces MTTPAADLPLPDILPETQIDWASIPSPAYVLDESRLRRNLSLISQVQAASGAQIIVAFKGYSMWSTFPLLREYGISGATASSLNEARLAKEEMQGEVHVYAPAYSDEDFPELLKLADHLTFNSFSQWERFRPQVQAARAAGKRLAVGIRVNHEYGEVETDLYNPAGPFSRLGVTRAEFRPDLLDGIDGLHFHSLCENDSDTLERTLAVLEEKFGEFLPRMQWVNFGGGHLMTRAGYDTARLIRVVKTFRETWNVQVILEPGSAFGWQTGWLVSSVLDVVHNVKDSALLDISASAHMPDVLEMPYRPRVLGAQNAGELPYTYLLGGTTCLAGDIIGEYSFAGELKVGDRVVFDDMIHYTMVKTSFFNGVKHPDIGIWHLDGSYERVKTFGYDEFKAKLS; encoded by the coding sequence ATGACCACGCCTGCCGCCGACCTGCCGCTTCCCGACATCCTGCCCGAAACTCAGATCGATTGGGCCAGCATTCCCAGCCCCGCCTATGTGCTCGACGAGTCGCGGCTGCGGCGCAATCTGTCCCTGATTTCACAGGTTCAGGCGGCGTCGGGCGCACAGATCATCGTGGCCTTCAAGGGCTATTCGATGTGGAGCACTTTTCCGCTGCTGCGCGAGTATGGCATCAGCGGCGCGACCGCCAGCAGTCTGAACGAGGCGCGGCTGGCGAAAGAGGAAATGCAGGGCGAGGTGCACGTATATGCCCCGGCCTACTCGGACGAGGACTTTCCGGAGCTGCTGAAGCTGGCCGATCACCTGACCTTCAACAGCTTCTCGCAGTGGGAGCGCTTTCGGCCCCAGGTGCAGGCGGCGCGGGCGGCGGGCAAACGGCTGGCGGTGGGCATCCGGGTCAACCACGAATACGGCGAGGTCGAGACCGATCTGTACAACCCGGCTGGCCCGTTCTCGCGGCTGGGCGTGACCCGCGCCGAGTTCCGCCCCGATCTGCTGGACGGCATCGACGGCCTGCATTTCCACAGCCTGTGCGAGAACGACTCCGATACGCTGGAACGCACGCTGGCGGTGCTGGAGGAAAAATTCGGTGAATTCCTGCCGCGAATGCAGTGGGTGAATTTCGGCGGCGGCCACCTGATGACGCGGGCGGGCTACGACACGGCGCGGCTGATCCGCGTGGTGAAGACCTTCCGTGAAACCTGGAATGTGCAGGTGATTCTGGAACCCGGCAGCGCCTTCGGGTGGCAGACCGGATGGCTGGTCAGCAGCGTGCTGGACGTGGTACACAATGTCAAAGATTCGGCGCTACTCGACATCTCGGCCTCGGCCCACATGCCCGACGTGCTGGAAATGCCCTACCGCCCACGCGTCCTGGGCGCACAGAACGCGGGCGAGCTGCCTTACACGTACCTGCTGGGCGGCACCACCTGTCTGGCGGGCGACATCATCGGGGAATACAGCTTTGCAGGCGAACTGAAGGTCGGCGACCGGGTGGTCTTCGACGACATGATTCACTACACGATGGTCAAAACCAGCTTTTTCAACGGCGTCAAGCACCCCGACATCGGCATCTGGCACCTGGACGGCAGCTATGAGCGCGTAAAAACGTTCGGGTACGACGAATTCAAGGCCAAACTGAGCTGA
- the pdxH gene encoding pyridoxamine 5'-phosphate oxidase: protein MTDLTDLRLSYTRAELHRRDLNADPLAQFQGWLQEALAADLPEPYAVSLATADETGRPSVRTVLLRGADAQGFTVYSNYQSHKGRDLAVNPQAELLFYWPQQERQVRIYGRVERLDDDESSAYFHKRPRESQLAAHASDPQSAPIASRAELDAKFAALEARFPEGVTIPRPEFWGGYRVRPGSYEFWQGRANRMHDRFEYLRDGEGWRITRLMP from the coding sequence ATGACCGATCTGACCGACCTGCGCCTGAGCTATACCCGCGCCGAACTGCACAGGCGCGACCTGAACGCCGATCCGCTGGCCCAGTTTCAGGGCTGGCTCCAGGAGGCGCTGGCTGCCGATCTGCCGGAACCCTACGCTGTCTCGCTCGCCACCGCCGACGAAACCGGGCGGCCCAGCGTGCGGACCGTGTTGCTGCGCGGCGCAGATGCCCAGGGCTTCACGGTGTACAGCAACTACCAGAGCCACAAGGGGCGAGATCTGGCCGTCAATCCGCAGGCCGAACTGCTGTTCTACTGGCCCCAGCAGGAGCGGCAGGTGCGAATCTACGGGCGGGTCGAGCGGCTGGACGACGACGAGAGCAGCGCCTATTTCCACAAGCGCCCCCGCGAGAGCCAGCTGGCCGCGCACGCCAGCGACCCGCAGAGTGCTCCCATCGCCAGCCGAGCCGAACTGGACGCCAAATTTGCGGCGCTGGAGGCCCGCTTCCCCGAAGGCGTCACGATTCCCCGGCCCGAGTTCTGGGGCGGCTACCGGGTGCGGCCCGGCAGCTACGAATTCTGGCAGGGCCGTGCCAACCGGATGCACGACCGATTCGAGTACCTGCGAGACGGCGAGGGCTGGAGAATCACCCGCCTGATGCCGTAA